A window of Rosa rugosa chromosome 7, drRosRugo1.1, whole genome shotgun sequence genomic DNA:
ACCTTGGCTGGAAAGTTCCAATCTATCATCTTCCGACATATTTTTAGAGAAGCGAATTTTGTTGCAGATCACTTAGCTTCTTTAGCTTATAACCAAGTGCATCCTAAAGTTTGGTTTTCTTGCTTACCCCTGTCTGTGTGCCCAGCGTTCCAGTTGGATCAGCTGGGAGGGAGTGTTTGTTGTGATTCTGTTATGTAAGTTTACTActgtcattaaaaaaaataaacaaaactttATTTGCACGGCGGAAAGAATTTTCTGAGATAACCTAATTATATAAGGCTTATTTCATTGTAATTAATGGGAGTTTCGATGGCAATATATATCCGGGCGCCTCAATACTTCAACAAACCCTTCAACAAATACACACGCAGAGAAAAAACGCAAAATCCCTAAATTGAAAAGAacgaaagaaagagagaaagagaggctctgtgtttttttttccaaatcCAATCCATGGCGTCAACGAGTCAACGACCCCTCCTGATAGCTCTGCTGATCCTCTCGATCTTGGCAATCTCCGCCACCGCCAGGCCCTGCAAGACCCTCTTCATCTCCTCCTACTCCGTCTCCCTCAGGCGCCTcccctcctcttcctcctcctcggGATTCGTCACCGTCGTCACCGAGATCAGACAACTCAAGCCCATCCGCTTCGACGACGCCGTTATGGTCCAGCCCGACGACGCCGCCGCCGCCGATGAGGCCCGCCAGCCGCAGCAGAGGACGATGCCTCTCCTCCCCCTCTCCACCGACCTCACCTCCCTCCGCGACCGCACCAAGGACATCCTCAGCGTCGTCGTCGCCCTCCTCTTCGGCGTCGGCTGCGGCGCCCTCACCGCCGCCACCATGTACTTGGCCTGGTCCCTCTTCTCCACCCGCCACGACGACGGCGTCGATGACGTCAGCCCTAAGAAGATGGGGTATGTCA
This region includes:
- the LOC133721750 gene encoding uncharacterized protein LOC133721750, which translates into the protein MASTSQRPLLIALLILSILAISATARPCKTLFISSYSVSLRRLPSSSSSSGFVTVVTEIRQLKPIRFDDAVMVQPDDAAAADEARQPQQRTMPLLPLSTDLTSLRDRTKDILSVVVALLFGVGCGALTAATMYLAWSLFSTRHDDGVDDVSPKKMGYVKIPEAVVDSAPVKEAKAAAV